In the genome of Shewanella glacialimarina, one region contains:
- the ppsA gene encoding phosphoenolpyruvate synthase, translated as MQQYVLWYQELGMGDVNKVGGKNASLGEMISNLANAGVQVPGGFATTSHAFNEFLEQSGVNQKIYDLLETLDVDDVTALAKAGAQIRQWVIETPFHPEFEAAVREAYEQLASETSEASFAVRSSATAEDMPDASFAGQQETFLNVKGYDAVILAIKHVFASLFNDRAISYRVHQGYEHQGVALSAGIQRMVRSDKAASGVMFTMDTESGNNDVVFITSSFGLGEMVVQGAVNPDEFYVHKPILAQGHQAVVRRNIGSKLIQMVYSDETSHGKQVKIEDVAADQRRIFSINDAEVMELAKQAVIIEKHYGRAMDIEWAKDGNDGKLYIVQARPETVRSREDVQLIERYHLKTKGDVICEGRAIGHKIGSGVAKVLTSIADMDQIQPGDVLVTDMTDPDWEPIMKRASAIVTNRGGRTCHAAIIARELGVPAVVGCGNVTDLIKNGELVTVSCSEGDTGFIYSGKQEFEIVTNRVDTLPDLPMKIMMNVGNPDRAFDFARLPNEGVGLARLEFIINRMIGIHPKALLEFNQQSAELQTEINEMIAGYDSPVEFYIARLVEGIATIASAFYPKKVIVRMSDFKSNEYANLVGGEHYEPEEENPMLGFRGASRYISESFRDCFALECEAIKRVRNQMGLTNVEVMIPFVRTLGEAAQVIDLLKEEGLERGKDGLRVIMMCELPSNALLAEQFLEYFDGFSIGSNDLTQLTLGLDRDSGIISHLFDERNPAVKALLAMAIKAAKDKGAYVGICGQGPSDHADFAQWLVEQGIDSVSLNPDTVIDTWLYLAKEHA; from the coding sequence GTGCAGCAATACGTACTCTGGTATCAAGAATTAGGCATGGGTGATGTGAACAAGGTCGGCGGTAAAAACGCATCCCTTGGAGAAATGATCAGTAATTTAGCCAATGCAGGCGTTCAAGTACCTGGTGGTTTTGCAACTACCTCTCATGCGTTTAATGAGTTCCTTGAGCAAAGTGGTGTTAATCAAAAGATTTACGACCTACTCGAAACCTTAGATGTAGACGATGTAACCGCGCTAGCTAAAGCCGGTGCACAGATTAGACAGTGGGTTATTGAAACTCCATTCCATCCAGAATTTGAAGCCGCCGTTCGTGAAGCTTACGAGCAGTTAGCTAGCGAAACTTCAGAGGCTTCATTTGCCGTGCGTTCATCGGCAACCGCTGAAGATATGCCAGACGCTTCATTCGCTGGTCAGCAAGAAACCTTCCTAAACGTCAAAGGCTACGATGCGGTCATTCTTGCTATTAAGCATGTGTTTGCTTCGCTCTTTAACGACCGTGCAATTTCATACCGAGTTCACCAAGGTTATGAGCACCAAGGTGTGGCATTGTCAGCCGGTATTCAACGTATGGTTCGCTCAGACAAAGCGGCGTCAGGTGTGATGTTTACCATGGACACTGAATCAGGTAACAACGACGTTGTCTTTATCACTTCATCATTTGGTTTAGGTGAAATGGTTGTGCAGGGCGCGGTTAACCCAGACGAATTTTACGTTCACAAACCAATTTTAGCGCAAGGGCATCAAGCCGTTGTGCGCCGTAATATCGGCAGCAAGTTAATTCAAATGGTTTACTCTGATGAAACATCTCACGGTAAACAAGTTAAAATTGAAGATGTTGCTGCTGATCAGCGCCGTATATTTTCAATCAATGATGCTGAAGTGATGGAACTGGCGAAACAAGCCGTTATTATCGAAAAGCATTATGGCCGTGCAATGGATATTGAATGGGCAAAAGATGGAAACGACGGTAAGTTATATATCGTTCAAGCCCGTCCTGAAACCGTGCGTAGCCGTGAAGATGTTCAACTGATTGAGCGTTACCATTTAAAAACCAAAGGCGATGTGATCTGTGAAGGTCGCGCGATTGGTCATAAAATTGGTTCAGGTGTAGCAAAAGTATTAACATCAATTGCTGACATGGATCAGATTCAACCAGGTGATGTGTTAGTTACCGACATGACAGACCCTGATTGGGAACCTATCATGAAGCGTGCTAGTGCGATCGTCACTAACCGTGGTGGCCGTACGTGTCACGCAGCAATTATTGCGCGTGAGCTAGGCGTTCCTGCTGTTGTAGGTTGTGGCAACGTCACTGATTTAATTAAAAACGGCGAACTCGTTACCGTTTCTTGTTCTGAAGGTGATACCGGCTTTATTTACTCAGGTAAGCAAGAGTTTGAAATCGTCACCAACCGTGTAGATACATTGCCAGATTTACCAATGAAAATCATGATGAACGTTGGTAACCCTGACCGTGCATTTGATTTTGCTCGTTTACCTAACGAAGGTGTAGGTCTTGCGCGCTTAGAGTTTATTATCAACCGTATGATTGGTATTCACCCTAAAGCTTTGCTTGAGTTTAATCAGCAAAGTGCTGAGTTGCAGACCGAAATCAACGAGATGATTGCTGGTTATGACTCTCCTGTTGAGTTCTATATCGCACGTTTAGTTGAAGGTATAGCGACTATCGCTTCGGCTTTCTACCCGAAAAAAGTGATTGTACGCATGTCAGACTTTAAGTCTAACGAGTACGCTAACTTAGTCGGTGGTGAACATTATGAGCCAGAAGAAGAAAACCCAATGTTGGGCTTCCGTGGTGCGAGTCGTTATATCTCTGAATCATTCCGCGATTGTTTCGCGTTAGAGTGTGAAGCGATTAAACGCGTGCGTAATCAAATGGGCTTAACTAACGTTGAAGTGATGATTCCATTTGTACGAACCCTAGGCGAAGCAGCTCAAGTTATCGACTTGCTTAAAGAAGAAGGCTTAGAGCGCGGTAAAGATGGATTACGCGTTATTATGATGTGTGAATTACCCTCTAACGCATTACTTGCTGAACAGTTCTTAGAGTACTTTGATGGCTTCTCAATCGGCTCTAATGATTTAACGCAGTTAACCTTAGGTCTTGATCGTGACTCTGGCATTATCAGCCATCTATTCGACGAGCGTAATCCAGCCGTGAAAGCACTATTAGCTATGGCAATTAAAGCGGCTAAAGACAAAGGTGCTTACGTGGGTATTTGTGGCCAAGGCCCATCTGACCATGCTGACTTTGCACAATGGTTAGTCGAGCAAGGTATCGATAGTGTATCACTTAACCCGGATACTGTGATTGACACTTGGTTGTACTTAGCAAAAGAACACGCTTAA